The following coding sequences are from one Lathyrus oleraceus cultivar Zhongwan6 unplaced genomic scaffold, CAAS_Psat_ZW6_1.0 chrUn0482, whole genome shotgun sequence window:
- the LOC127114272 gene encoding cation/H(+) antiporter 15, with the protein MEMANYACYNVSFSPSNNIWMADDIMIKHVPLLCLQIAYDILVSRLFYFVLKPLHVPLIIAQVLAGFTLSPSLLGNFEWVFSLFYSQYGILAVETFANLGIMYYVFLSGLEMNSDTILRSRKKGTSIAIAGIVTPMLFGVGFLALQQKLIDKNDVFAQTPKENQGEAYLFWCLALSVTGFPVLARILANLKLLYTKLGKDALTAAMLTDAYGWVMFTLLIPYSTRGGKPYLSVISTLMFIVFCFAVVRPILTPIIEHRTSMNTWRKSHLLDVLTGVCICSYITDSLGTHPIVGAFVFGLILPHGKFADVVLELSADFVSEILCPVYFAGFGFRLNLPFLLKQKNAGLMFLVMLLLCIPKVLSSVIVTFFFGMPARDGVAIGLLLNTKGIMAVILLNIAWDKRILDPYTFMVMMLAIIVMTVMVSPLINAIYKPKFRFMQSQLRTVQKLRFDVELRIVACVHNAKHANNMIHVIEATNATRLSPIHVSVAHLVQLTRHGTAILVSQMDNSNSTIGGAEATNYGSQLEFESITNAFEKLVEQYNAIRFDISSVVSSYTTIHEDIYNVAEEKRASLILLPFHKDYSTIEDAPEIIHNEHCEINKNVLQKAPCSVGIFVDRGLGSLLEIKLRIIMIFIGGPDDREALSIAWRMAGHPGTQLHVVRINLLGKAAEETKLKMEKSKSRHGMLSTVIDNVMQKELDEECIISFRHKAVNNNDSILYSEKEVHSNTGEEIPTLLNDIDKPGYDLYIVGQGSGKNSVIFSRLLEWCDHPELGVIGDILASTSFGTQSSVLIVQQYLVGRKRVMRKCHEVKTGTENL; encoded by the exons GCTGGTTTTACTCTGAGTCCAAGTCTCTTGGGAAATTTTGAATGGGTATTTTCCTTGTTTTATAGTCAATATGGAATCCTAGCCGTTGAAACCTTTGCAAACTTAGGAATAATGTACTATGTGTTCCTAAGTGGTTTAGAAATGAATTCAGACACCATCTTAAGATCAAGGAAGAAAGGTACAAGCATAGCAATTGCCGGCATTGTGACGCCAATGTTATTTGGTGTTGGATTTCTAGCTCTACAACAAAAACTTATAGATAAAAATGATGTTTTCGCACAAACACCAAAAGAAAATCAAGGCGAAGCATATTTATTCTGGTGTTTAGCACTTTCTGTAACAGGTTTCCCTGTCCTTGCAAGAATCTTAGCTAATCTTAAACTTTTATATACAAAGCTTGGAAAAGATGCATTGACAGCAGCTATGTTAACCGATGCATATGGTTGGGTTATGTTTACCTTGTTGATTCCTTATTCGACTAGAGGTGGAAAGCCTTATCTCTCAGTAATCTCTACTTTGATGTTCATAGTTTTTTGCTTTGCTGTGGTGAGACCTATCCTTACTCCAATCATTGAACACAGAACAAGTATGAACACGTGGCGAAAATCACACCTGTTGGACGTGTTGACGGGAGTGTGTATTTGTTCGTACATTACGGATTCTCTCGGTACACATCCTATTGTTGGAGCTTTTGTGTTTGGATTAATTTTGCCTCATGGAAAGTTTGCTGATGTGGTTTTGGAATTGTCGGCCGATTTTGTTTCTGAGATTCTGTGTCCTGTTTACTTTGCTGGATTTGGTTTTAGACTCAACTTGCCTTTCCTTTTGAAGCAAAAGAATGCGGGTTTAATGTTTTTGGTTATGCTTTTGTTATGCATACCTAAAGTTTTGAGCTCTGTGATTGTCACTTTCTTCTTCGGTATGCCTGCCCGAGATGGAGTTGCCATTGGATTGCTTCTCAACACCAAGGGTATCATGGCTGTCATACTACTGAATATTGCTTGGGACAAAAGG ATTTTGGATCCATATACTTTCATGGTTATGATGCTTGCTATTATAGTAATGACTGTAATGGTTTCTCCCTTGATCAATGCAATATACAAACCAAAATTCCGATTCATGCAATCGCAATTAAGGACCGTGCAAAAACTGAGGTTCGATGTGGAGCTTCGAATCGTCGCTTGTGTCCACAATGCTAAACATGCCAATAACATGATCCATGTCATTGAAGCCACAAATGCTACTAGACTTTCACCTATACATGTATCAGTAGCTCACTTAGTTCAACTCACTAGACATGGCACAGCTATTCTTGTTTCACAAATGGATAATTCAAACAGCACGATTGGTGGCGCAGAAGCAACCAACTATGGATCACAATTAGAGTTTGAGAGCATAACTAATGCATTTGAAAAACTCGTAGAACAATACAATGCGATTAGGTTTGACATATCAAGTGTTGTCTCGTCCTACACAACTATCCATGAGGACATTTACAATGTTGCCGAAGAGAAACGCGCCAGCCTAATTCTCCTTCCCTTTCACAAAGACTACTCAACAATAGAAGATGCTCCAGAAATAATCCACAATGAACATTGTGAGATAAACAAAAATGTTCTACAAAAAGCACCTTGTTCGGTAGGGATCTTTGTGGATCGCGGTTTAGGATCGTTGTTAGAAATAAAATTACGCATTATAATGATTTTCATCGGTGGACCTGACGACCGTGAAGCCTTGTCTATTGCATGGAGAATGGCGGGGCATCCAGGAACACAATTACATGTTGTGAGGATCAATCTGTTAGGTAAGGCTGCAGAAGAAACAAAACTAAAAATGGAAAAAAGCAAGTCTCGTCATGGAATGTTGTCGACGGTTATAGACAATGTGATGCAAAAAGAGTTGGATGAAGAGTGTATAATTTCCTTTAGGCACAAAGCAGTGAACAATAACGATTCAATTCTTTACTCAGAGAAGGAAGTCCATTCGAATACGGGCGAAGAGATTCCAACGCTTCTTAACGATATTGATAAACCTGGATATGATTTGTACATTGTTGGACAAGGAAGCGGTAAGAACTCGGTGATTTTTTCGAGGTTGTTGGAATGGTGCGACCATCCTGAACTTGGTGTTATAGGTGACATATTGGCTTCAACTAGCTTTGGTACGCAATCTTCTGTGCTTATTGTGCAACAATATTTGGTTGGAAGAAAACGCGTTATGAGAAAATGTCATGAAGTGAAAACTGGTACTGAAAATTTGTAA